Proteins encoded in a region of the Vicia villosa cultivar HV-30 ecotype Madison, WI linkage group LG5, Vvil1.0, whole genome shotgun sequence genome:
- the LOC131602828 gene encoding RING-H2 finger protein ATL78-like codes for MYASTSFTSQLVHELLVDSHTRRLLFQNLVDHQSLTNSPVLTNNHNSTHSHFGAREFDANVVMIVAVLLCALVCSLVLNSIIRCALRFSNVAINNASSSSSSSNSSPQSVNIGIKKKALKTFPIVSYSTEMKLPCLDTECVICIYDFTKGEKVRVLPKCNHGFHVRCIDKWLKEHSSCPKCRQCLLETCRKVGESQVQPIVLSVPEIIIQIQPLDHETVERNYREESR; via the coding sequence ATGTATGCTTCTACTTCCTTTACTTCACAATTGGTACATGAGCTTCTTGTTGACTCTCACACAAGAAGGCTACTCTTCCAAAACCTTGTTGATCATCAATCACTAACCAACTCTCCTGTTTTAACAAATAACCATAATTCAACACACTCACATTTCGGAGCTCGTGAATTTGATGCAAATGTTGTGATGATAGTTGCAGTTCTATTGTGTGCGCTTGTATGTTCACTTGTATTAAACTCTATCATAAGGTGTGCCTTGAGGTTTTCAAACGTAGCCATCAACAACGCCTCTTCTTCGAGTTCGAGCAGTAACTCTTCACCTCAATCGGTGAACATAGGAATCAAGAAGAAAGCTCTCAAGACATTCCCAATAGTGAGTTATTCAACTGAGATGAAATTACCGTGTTTGGATACAGAGTGTGTGATATGTATCTATGACTTTACAAAGGGTGAAAAGGTGCGCGTATTACCTAAATGCAACCATGGTTTTCATGTTCGTTGCATTGACAAATGGCTAAAGGAACACTCATCGTGTCCAAAGTGCAGACAATGTCTTCTTGAAACATGTAGAAAGGTTGGTGAGTCGCAGGTGCAACCAATTGTGCTGTCAGTGCCAGAAATTATTATACAGATTCAACCACTAGACCATGAAACTGTTGAACGTAACTATAGGGAAGAAAGCAGATAA